In the genome of Clostridia bacterium, the window ACTATATATAAAATAGGAGAACTAAGGATATCTACTAATTTTATATATAAAGATATTTATAGCGAAAATAGCTAATAAAAATAGCAGACATATATCTGCTATTTTTATTAGCTATAACTTTACTTTTCTACGTCATAGCCCTGGTCTTCAATAGTGTTTTTGATAGTATCCAGGCTTACTCTTTCTGTATCGTATTCGATCGTTACCTTTTTACTTTTCAAGTCAACGGCTACATTATCTACACCGTTTAAAGCGCTAACTGCCTTTTTGACACTATTCTCACAATGACTGCATGACATACCTTCAACAATCAAAGTTGAAATCTCTTTTGACATAACTATCACCTCGTTGATTATGTTTATTTATTATCCTTTTTAGGATTTTTATACTTCCATTCGGCATTTTTCCATGCTTCCAGATCAATATCCTCTGCTTTTGGAATAGGATTAAAACTCTTCAAGCTTAGCGAATTGGATACAACCGATACAGAGCTGAAAGCCATCGCACCACCTGCAATCATAGGGTTAAGCAAGCCAAAGGCGGCAAATGGAATTCCGATGATATTGTAAAAGAATGCCCAAAATAAATTTTGCTTGATCTTATTCATAGTCTTTCTCGATAATCTGATCGCGGCAGGGATAGTTCTTAAGTCACCTCTCATAAGTGTAATATCCGCCGCCTCGATAGCGACATCGGTTCCTGTACCTATAGCCATACCTATATCTGAAGTTGCAAGGGCCGGAGCATCATTTATGCCGTCGCCAACCATGGCAACTACCTTCCCCTGCTTTTTCAGCTTTTCGACTTCTTCTGCCTTGTTTTCTGGAAGAACTTCTGCTAATACATTACTTATACCTACCTGTTTTGCTATTGCACTTGCTGTCCTTTTATTATCACCTGTTATCATGTATACGTCTATACCCATTTTTAAAAGTTCATCTATAGCTTCCTTTGAATTTTCCTTCAGTGTGTCGGCAACTGCTATAACTGCTTCGAGTATATTGTTTACAGCCATAAGCATTGCTGTTTTTCCTTCATCCTCGAGATTTGCTATTGTTGTTTCTACATCACCCAGATCTATATTTTTCTCTTTCATAAGCTTTCTTGTACCTATATATATAACTTTTCCTTCAATAACAGATTTTACACCTCTACCCGGGATGGCTTCAAATTGTTCTGGATCTTTCAGATTGCCAAAATCCCTCCTGCCTTTTTCATATATAGCCACTCCAAGAGGATGCTCTGATTTCTTTTCAGTTATTGCAGCAAGTTTAAGAGCTTCAGTACCATCCATCTGTCTCAATGTTAATACATCAGTAACTTCGGGCTGACCTTTTGTTATAGTTCCCGTTTTATCAAGCACTACAACATTCAATTTATATGCAGTTTCAAGGTGTTCTCCACCTTTGATAAGAATACCGTTTTCCGCCCCTTTGCCTGTACCAACCATAATGGCAGTTGGTGTCGCCAGTCCTAAAGCACATGGGCAAGCAATTACCAACACAGCTACGGCACTTACGATACCGGATGTAAGATTCCCGGCGCCCAGATACCAAATAAGAAAAGTTATGAGAGATATACCTACTACAACAGGTACAAATATTCCTGAAACCTGATCGGCAATTTTTTGTATGGGTGCTTTTGAACCCTGTGCATCCTCAACCATCTTGATTATCTGTGATAAAGCAGTATCCTTCCCTATTTTGGTAGCCTCAAATGTGAAGGCGCCAAATTTGTTTATGGTTGCACCGATTACCATATCCCCTGTCTTTTTTTCTACCGGGAGGCTTTCTCCTGTAAGCATTGATTCATCAATTGAGGAGTTACCGTCAATAATCTTTCCGTCTACTGGTATCTTCTCACCAGGCCTGACTATAATAACATCCCCTACTTCAACATCCTCTATGGGTATATCTGCCTCTGTTCCGTTTCTTATCACTCTTGCAGTCTTCGCTTGTAGTCCCATTAGTTTTTTAATAGCTTCGGATGTTTTGCCTTTTGCCACAGCTTCCAGATATTTGCCTAAGAGTATCAGTGTGATTATTACTGCAGCTGCCTCAAAGTACAACTCCTTCATCATCATTCCTTCCTTCATCGGCTGGAAAAATGCATTATATATGCTGAAGAAATAAGCAGCAGATGTTCCCATAGCAATTAATACATCCATATTAGCACTTTTTGCTTTTAGTGCATGGTAAGCATTCCTGTAAAATCTTGCACCTATTATGAATTGGACTGGTGTCGCTACAATAAGCTGAAAGTATTCATTGTGTAAAAAAGCAATATCGATATTCAAAAGCGTAAGAAGCATTGCCATTATCAGAGGAGCACTTAAGACAGCTGATACTATAAGCTCAGAACGCAGTCTTTTTATCTCTTTCTCCCTTTGTTCTTTCTCCTTGTCCTGACTGATTTCCTCTGCACGTTCAGCTTTATAGCCTAAAGATTCGATAGCTTTTATGATGTCAGCAATCTTAATTTTCTTACTGTCATATTCCACTGAAGCCTTTTCTGCTGCAAGATTTACTGCTGCCCTTGATACTCCGTCAAGTTTTGAGAGTTTCTTTTCTATCCTTGCAGCACAGGCTGCGCAAGTCATTCCTGAGATACTCAGTATAACTGATGCGTGGGAGATATCATTTTCCTTTATAGTTTCATATCCCAGTTTTCTTACAGTCTCCTCTAGCATCTCAGTATTCACCTGGGCATCATCAAATTCTATAGTTGCCTTCTCTATGGCAAAATTAACGGTTGCATTCTTTACGCCGCCGAGCTTATTTAGACCCTTTTCAATCCTTGCAGCACATGCTGCACAAGACATTCCAGAAATTTTTATAATTTCTTTACGTTCCACTATCCATCACTTCCTTATTTTTTCTGTTCACTGATTTCAACCGCAACATCCTCCGCTACCGCTACTTCCCTGTGGTGGATTATAGGTCTCTATTTCGCTTTTTATCGCCTCTATATCAATATTATCTAAATCATCAACTACTTTTACATAACCGTTTAGCATCCCCATCCAGCATTTGAAGGTGAAATCCTCTTCAGGTGTCAAAAGAGGTGTTTCAGTTTGTCCACCCTGCAAATCCAACTGACCCTTGTACTCAGGGAAAATTACAGCGTTATTGCAAGAGTTGAGCCTTTCAGGATTAAACTTAATTTTTGCCTGTACACCTTTTTTAAGAATAACTACTGCAGGAGAAAAACCTTCATCATTAACTTTGATAATAACCTCCTGCTGGTTGTTTTCTATCTTTGCTATTTGAATATCATCTGTAGGTATATTGCCGCCATAAAACTTTGTCGCTTTTGACCCTGCTGCACAACAACCGCCTGTCGCCGCCGCTCCTGACTGACTTTCATCCGGGTTTTGGCTGAGATCATCTTCTGATATTTTTGTTATGTCCGATACTACTTTAATATTACTGCTGATCATACCCATCCAGCATGTATAATTTATATTACCCTCTTCATCAGGTGTAAATTCAATAATATTATCACCGGCCTCCAATCTCTTGCTAATTCCATACTTTGGAATAGTTAGAGGATTATTGCATCCGTTCAGATCACTTTTTTCTGCTTTAATCGTCCATTTTACAGGTATCCCTTTTTGAACAATTATAGGGCTATACCTGCCTGACTCAAGCTTTGTAGTAACTACCTGTATATTATCCTGAATCTGTGAAGTATTCCCCGTACCACTTGAAGAAGCATAGGCTTTAAGATTTATACCAGACAGATTCAACCCCCTGTCAACCATTACTATACCCAGTATCAATACTAATACAGCGCTTACTTTCATCATTTTATGAGTAAATTTGCTGCTTAAGAAAGAACTTATAGCTCCAAACCCAAACATCAAGGGTACTGTACCAAGACTGAACAGGAACATTGATGTTGCACCCGCAATAAAGCTTCCGGTTCCTAAAGCATATATCTGCATAGCTTGCAAAGGACCACAAGGCATAAGTCCATTTAGTAAGCCAATATAAAACGGGCCGTGTTTTGAGTCATTACTATAGATCTTTTGTCCGAATATTTTTGGCATCCTAGGATTTATTTTCCTCATCCAAGGAAAGATATTCATCATATTTATACCCATTATAACCATGAATAAACCGGATAAAATAGCGACTATACCTTTTGCGGCTCCTGAAAAGCTTATTGCAGAGCCAAGAGCGCCCACTATCCCACCTATCATTGTATAAGATATCACCCTGCCTGAATTATACATAAAACTCGGCTTAAGTTTTGAAAGCCTTCCCGATGCATTATTATCATATTTGTAAGATACACACTGAGACAGATTGATACCGCCGCACATGGCTATACAGTGCAAGGATGTCAGCAGTCCCACTACGAATAGTATTCCATATCCCATTGACTGATTTACCTGCGGTATAAAGTTAAAGCCAATTGTGTTTTTAATGATTACATAGAGTGCAAAAATTATTATTCCTATACCCAATAATTGATTTATAGGCATTTTATTACTATTCTGATTTTTATCTCTTTCTGTATTAACTGCATTTTCAAAAGGTTTGTTTTTTACCTTATAGTCGAGTTTTTCTATAGCCTCAATTATTTGATTAAGATTGACCAGATTTTGATCATATGCTATATATACATTTGAACTGCTGAAAATAGCATTAGATTCTATAATGCCATCAAGCTTTTGCAGTGTATTCTCTATCCTTATTTCACAACTTGTACAGGTCATTCCCTCTATCTGTAGAATCTTTCTTACCAGATTCTGTTCCATTGTTTTCCTCCTATCATAATATAGCTTTACGATTAACAAGTACTTTCAATTATTATATATGATAACATCAAAATGTGAAGATTTTATGAAGAATAAACTAAATTGGCTCAGATATACCTTGCACATTCTTTTTAGTTAATTTGACTGAGATACGGTAAAAAAAATAGAGCTGTTTTTAAGCTCTATTCTGGTAGATTATGATATATATTCTGATTTTTTATTTTATTGAATATTCTATTTCAGTAAATTGCGAAGCGTATACGATTTTCTCATAAGTTATGGAGAACAGACCGCAGCTCGATACTCCCCCATACTCCGAAATTTCGTAATTACATTCCCAGCCACTAAGTTTATCCTTTCTGCTGTAAAAGTAAATTTTATTCCCATCTTTTTCAATTTTCAAATATATATCTGTTCCCGGAAAAGCCTTTTCATATAGATTGCAGCTCTCACCTTTTTCAGGACAGAACAAAGCCAGACTCCTCCCTGTATTTAGACAATACATAAACTTTGTACCATTTCCGAGAAATACTATCAACCCACTTAGATAGGGATCTCCTACCTTCCCCTCTATAGAAACTCTTGCTGACAGTATGAAATCGTTATCTGTTGCGGGATTGATGAGCAGTTGCGGAGCATTATCCTCTATGTCCCAGGTGGCATAAGTCGTATGTTTGGAGTGTTCAAACCTGATTTTATCTTTTTCTTTAATGATATTTGCTTTTTTATAATTCTTTTCAAAAAAAAGACTGCTTTTCCTTTCATCTTCCTCTTTATTAATCAAACTTTCAAGATCAATCATAAAAAGTACTTTTTCCAGCTCTTTAAAAAATGCTTTTTCTAAATCAATACTCTTTTCAATGCTGACTTCTAAAGTATTTAAATCAACTGTGCTGCCTGAAGCAGCATCGTATAGTCCAAGCCGGATATCCCCCCAGCATTCAGAAGCCTTACCTGCAAAATCCTTTAAAATATCTATAGTGCTATGCTCCACACCTGCAGACTTGAGAAATCTGTAGAGCAAATCATGGTAAACAGGTTTAAAATTCAAAACTAGAAGCATGTTTTCGGACTCTTCCATTGTCAAACGGTTACCCATCCTCTTAAATAACTCATACTCAGGGTAATTGATTATGCTGGAATTACCCCGCACAGTGCACAAATGCAGCAAGTGTTCCTTGAGCAGCTTTATTTGTGAACACGA includes:
- the copZ gene encoding copper chaperone CopZ, which codes for MSKEISTLIVEGMSCSHCENSVKKAVSALNGVDNVAVDLKSKKVTIEYDTERVSLDTIKNTIEDQGYDVEK
- a CDS encoding heavy metal translocating P-type ATPase, which gives rise to MVERKEIIKISGMSCAACAARIEKGLNKLGGVKNATVNFAIEKATIEFDDAQVNTEMLEETVRKLGYETIKENDISHASVILSISGMTCAACAARIEKKLSKLDGVSRAAVNLAAEKASVEYDSKKIKIADIIKAIESLGYKAERAEEISQDKEKEQREKEIKRLRSELIVSAVLSAPLIMAMLLTLLNIDIAFLHNEYFQLIVATPVQFIIGARFYRNAYHALKAKSANMDVLIAMGTSAAYFFSIYNAFFQPMKEGMMMKELYFEAAAVIITLILLGKYLEAVAKGKTSEAIKKLMGLQAKTARVIRNGTEADIPIEDVEVGDVIIVRPGEKIPVDGKIIDGNSSIDESMLTGESLPVEKKTGDMVIGATINKFGAFTFEATKIGKDTALSQIIKMVEDAQGSKAPIQKIADQVSGIFVPVVVGISLITFLIWYLGAGNLTSGIVSAVAVLVIACPCALGLATPTAIMVGTGKGAENGILIKGGEHLETAYKLNVVVLDKTGTITKGQPEVTDVLTLRQMDGTEALKLAAITEKKSEHPLGVAIYEKGRRDFGNLKDPEQFEAIPGRGVKSVIEGKVIYIGTRKLMKEKNIDLGDVETTIANLEDEGKTAMLMAVNNILEAVIAVADTLKENSKEAIDELLKMGIDVYMITGDNKRTASAIAKQVGISNVLAEVLPENKAEEVEKLKKQGKVVAMVGDGINDAPALATSDIGMAIGTGTDVAIEAADITLMRGDLRTIPAAIRLSRKTMNKIKQNLFWAFFYNIIGIPFAAFGLLNPMIAGGAMAFSSVSVVSNSLSLKSFNPIPKAEDIDLEAWKNAEWKYKNPKKDNK
- a CDS encoding sulfite exporter TauE/SafE family protein; this encodes MEQNLVRKILQIEGMTCTSCEIRIENTLQKLDGIIESNAIFSSSNVYIAYDQNLVNLNQIIEAIEKLDYKVKNKPFENAVNTERDKNQNSNKMPINQLLGIGIIIFALYVIIKNTIGFNFIPQVNQSMGYGILFVVGLLTSLHCIAMCGGINLSQCVSYKYDNNASGRLSKLKPSFMYNSGRVISYTMIGGIVGALGSAISFSGAAKGIVAILSGLFMVIMGINMMNIFPWMRKINPRMPKIFGQKIYSNDSKHGPFYIGLLNGLMPCGPLQAMQIYALGTGSFIAGATSMFLFSLGTVPLMFGFGAISSFLSSKFTHKMMKVSAVLVLILGIVMVDRGLNLSGINLKAYASSSGTGNTSQIQDNIQVVTTKLESGRYSPIIVQKGIPVKWTIKAEKSDLNGCNNPLTIPKYGISKRLEAGDNIIEFTPDEEGNINYTCWMGMISSNIKVVSDITKISEDDLSQNPDESQSGAAATGGCCAAGSKATKFYGGNIPTDDIQIAKIENNQQEVIIKVNDEGFSPAVVILKKGVQAKIKFNPERLNSCNNAVIFPEYKGQLDLQGGQTETPLLTPEEDFTFKCWMGMLNGYVKVVDDLDNIDIEAIKSEIETYNPPQGSSGSGGCCG